The Pogona vitticeps strain Pit_001003342236 chromosome 6, PviZW2.1, whole genome shotgun sequence genome contains a region encoding:
- the PRODH2 gene encoding hydroxyproline dehydrogenase, with protein sequence MLKCGVRLLRSRVLASWGPQHASWKPSHLAAAKNPLPAHLSLRLDDGKVFRLKSNWELTRGLLVFFLCSSPWLVRKAPLILSGTRRVLGRRLWSSALRLTLYGQFVAGETHKEIKDTLQRLQGLGVRPLLAVPIEEDVGEARKGEAWYDKNTSSMLTCLDLSVGVSTNPMMQLRITAMMAAELCKTITLRLKEQEGKSDLSIERVVAVMKGEPLNFSCLNQEENQHFQKSLRRLNSVAQYAVEKEVRVLVDAEYTYINPALTLVTLAMMAAWNKEKPWIWNTYQAYLKDTLERMNQDLALMEHLGVCFGVKLVRGAYMEKERKLVKEKGYLDPVQPNWEATNKSYHRCLDFGLDQAFQAQGRFEMIVATHNEASVMHAVQRMAEMGLDKGTGPVSFGQLLGMCDQVSLALGQAGYAIYKSIPYGSVEEVIPYLIRRAHENQSVLHGIRKERDLLRAELRRRIQRKT encoded by the exons ATGCTGAAATGTGGGGTTCGCTTGTTGCGCTCTAGGGTCTTAGCCTCCTGGGGGCCCCAGCATGCTTCTTGGAAACCCTCCCACCTGGCTGCGGCAAAGAACCCGTTGCCTGCCCATCTTTCGCTGCGTTTGGATGATGGGAAAGTTTTCCGCCTGAAGAGCAACTGGGAGCTCACGCggggactgctggtcttcttccTCTGTTCTTCCCCATGGCTGGTTCGGAAAGCACCCCTG ATCCTTTCGGGCACCCGACGAGTTCTGGGCCGGCGGCTGTGGAGTTCAGCACTCCGCCTTACGCTGTATGGACAGTTTGTGGCTGGCGAGACCCACAAGGAGATCAAGGACACTTTGCAACGGCTCCAAGGTTTGGGGGTCCGCCCTCTCCTTGCAGTCCCAATAGAAGAAGATGTGGGTGAAGCCAGGAAAGG GGAAGCATGGTATGACAAGAATACCAGCTCGATGCTTACTTGCCTGGATCTGTCCGTGGGGGTTTCCACTAACCCCATGATGCAACTGAGGATAACAGCAATGATGGCTGCTGAACTCTGT aagACAATCACCCTGCGCCTGAAAGAGCAGGAGGGAAAGTCGGACCTGAGCATAGAGAGAGTAGTAGCTGTCATGAAAGGAGAG CCACTGAACTTTAGCTGCCTGAACCAAGAAGAGAACCAGcatttccaaaaatcactgcGTCGGCTCAATTCAGTAGCACAG TATGCTGTGGAAAAGGAGGTCCGTGTTCTGGTGGATGCAGAATACACCTACATTAATCCAGCCCTGACACTTGTCACCCTGGCAATGATGGCTGCTTGGAACAAGGAAAAGCCCTGGATTTGGAACACCTATCAGGCTTATCTCAAG GACACTCTGGAGCGGATGAATCAGGATTTGGCTCTCATGGAGCATTTGGGTGTATGTTTTGGAGTAAAGCTAGTCCGGGGGGCTTATATGGAGAAAGAACGGAAACTGGTAAAGGAGAAAGGTTACCTTGATCCTGTGCAACCCAACTGGGAGGCTACCAATAAAAG CTACCATCGCTGTCTAGATTTTGGCTTGGACCAAGCCTTTCAAGCCCAGGGAAGGTTTGAGATGATCGTGGCCACTCACAATGAAGCCTCGGTGATGCATGCTGTGCAAAG GATGGCAGAGATGGGCTTAGACAAAGGTACCGGACCCGTCAGCTTCGGACAGCTGCTGGGAATGTGTGATCAGGTGTCCTTGGCACTGG GCCAAGCAGGTTATGCTATCTATAAATCCATCCCCTATGGATCTGTGGAAGAAGTGATCCCCTACTTGATCCGCCGTGCCCATGAGAACCAGAGCGTCCTCCATGGAATCCGAAAGGAAAGAGATCTGCTACGCGCGGAACTACGCAGACGGATCCAGAGGAAGACTTGA